gccaaggcgcgtaggaggcggccattttgaaatgtcgatggcaataggataaccgagattttttttttttcggtactcgattctaacgcgcatgcgatttttggattcattttcccggaaaaaaggtgggcgttagattcgagtaaatacggtaaaaaCCCAGAGgcctccactatggcatgcctcgtaTTCATGTCGTCTTAGCATGTaggaccttgttttttttttttatgtttgcgtTAATGCCGCTGTACTCAGTTACAACCCAAAAAAAATGGTCAGCTCCGCTCACAGCcatccctcccacagagaatttgccaAGATACTCCATCCAATAGCACTTAATCATTTTTGTGAggtcaagcacttctcgagtgtttcagagTTGACTTCACCACACACACTTTTGTGTCGCCCGTTTTAGGGTAGAAACTTGAACGTTCAGGTAAATTTTGTCAGGAACTCTGACACCACCGCTCAGCCAAACATAATATTTTATGTAGTAACGATGAACCTTTAACTCTTTATATGCATATTATTTACATTAGCCAAGGAAAAGTACTTCCGGTTTTGagtggaaaccagctagcacgactgtcctTCACAGCTGAAGGGCAGGCATGCCGCGGTTCTGTGGGTGGAgctgagatttttttctttggtttaAACAGAGTACAGTACCTTGCATGGTACCTCGAGCATTGTTCTGGCACCTTGAGGATTGTGAATAGCTCACTTGTCGCCTCTCGTTCAGTCAGTGGCCTGGAGAATGTGGAGGTGAGTTTCTGGGAGGGTGACAGGAGCAGGTAAGGGCTGCCCATGAAGTGTGGTGTGCATGGCCTGTGGTGCAGATGTTCAGCAGGAGAAGATCCACAACAGCCTGCTGGAAGGTGTGGAGCAGTTTGAGAAGACGAGCATGAAGCATGCACACACGCAGGAGAAAGTGTGCCTCCCAAAGAAAGAAGGTTAGCGCCGGGTGCGCAAGGCTTCTTGCTGGTGCCACTTCTTGAAACTTTTAGCACTTTGAATCCTTGCGTATAACACTTAGTTTCCTTAAATCCCTGAGTCATTGGTGAATTAGACTGGCAGAGAAGGCTGGAAGTGTAGGTGCAGCAAGTTTCGATGCAGAATTGTGAGCACTGCTGGAGGAAAAGTATGCTAAAAATTTAGATAGTCAGACCTGCAATGTCTGTCGTTGACTGAATTGTGCACAATTTTCTTCGCAACCTGAAGATTTATCCTCAAGTGTTTGGCAGCATTAAGCTTAATAGTGTCATATCTGTAGAAATCCAAACAAGTCTGAAGTTGAGAAGATGCTTGAAGGGATGAGGAAGTCATAGTGTAGTGAAGAGGGGGAAGAAGAAACGCTTGGGCGTCTGTTGCTGTGCATGTGATCTGCATTCGTGTTGGATTGGCGCTACTTCGACTGCACAAGTTGTCAGTGCATTACAATAAATCGTCATACGACAATAGGAACAAGGGATGTTGCTGAAGCCTATGTTCTGACAAGGGATCTTGTCGAAATATTGGCTGCAACGCTTGTTCAATATACTTCTAGCCAAATATCTCTATAACTCGTGGTCTAGATGACACAATGAAATGCCACTGCCTTTTTTGTACGCCATGTACTTAAGAGATTTGCAGCAAGGAGCTTTTGTTAATTTGGTAGCAATATGGAGTGGCACCAGTAAGACATTTGTTCTGTGTACATCTCTCAATCTTTCGGTGGTTGGGGCTTGGCATGGGCATTCTGGCCTGTTTTTGTCCTTTTCTCCTCTTTGTGTCAGTAAACTTTTCTTGTGTCAGTGTGTGTCTAGTTTATCATCACTATAAAGGCCTTGTGTACATGCACTGAAGTCTGAAATATGCTAGACATAAGCGCACTCGGCATTCTACAGTAGGTATCGTCCAAGTTTTGTGCCTTGTCTGTTtagcatgataattgatggtagcgcaggctaaggacaaggacagaagaaagacaTTCGGCACCACACGCAGTGCTATGTGTTATAGAAtgtcttttgtccttgtccttagcctgcgctaccatcaattatcgtgctataccaacaagcccaaattgtCACCCTCATTGTCTGTTCAGCACAGCAGGTTACGCATCCTTATGTAGTGCACAGAGCCATTATTTATAGAAAGTTTGTGCATAATGTCTGTGAGACTGCACCATACATAAGGCAGTTATGATAAGAGGGCGAGTGTTACAGCATTGCAAACTGCAGCAGGGTGCCTGCTGTTTGCACGGTGATATGCCTTTTGGTAGTTTTTCGGTGCTGCTCTTGCCATTTGCACTGAGCCGGTGATGATCTCTTTCTGCAGTGTCCCAAAATGGACAGCAACAGGCAAGCATTATTAGGTGGCATCAAGGGCTTTGAGAAGTCCCGGTTAAAGCACACAGTCACCAAGGTGAAACAGTTCAAGCCCACAGCACAAGGTTCGAGAGGCACGGCATGGCAGAATGATAGCCTTAGAAACACAGCAGCTATCCCCTTGACCCCACACTAGTGTAGCAGCAGCTGCCGCAAGCATTTCAGTGGTGCTTGGCCACCACTGCATGCATGGTGGCGCTCGGGCAGAGCTTTTGCCCCCTCCCATGTGGCTTCCCAATGTGTGAAACAAAAGCAGTTGCTCCCTTTGTTGGGCATTGCTCACTTCCTCAAATATGCCAGTGCTGGTTCTCCTCATCCTCTTAAACCTATAATCTGCTGCCTCCCCTTTGCTAAGAACCCGGTAACAAGGTGCCTTTCACTGAGCACCACCATTTCACTCCTGTGTTGCATTGAAGTTGCTGAACCCTTTTTTTTGTAACAACTTGATTGTGCTTTGGTGCATTTTTAACTGCATTCCTTGGTGTGCACAATTTGATTTAGTGACAAGTGGGACACTGAAAAGGTGCAGGAAGTTGAAAATGAGGCAGTATTTCAGCGCATTTGTTGTCCATTAGTGTTAATGACCAGTATCATTGGTTATTCATGACGACGTTGTCTGGCATATTCATCAACTCAGGTTCCAGCGCTGTATCGTATTTTAGCAACTTCATGTGCACCAATTCAGGGTCTCCTAATGGGCTGCAGTGTGATGTCTCCTGTCCTAAGCAATGTGTGTTGTCCAGAAGCATGCCTCTCTTCCTTCTTAATCCATTCACTTCTGTTCTAACAGTAGGGGTCTGTCTTGTTCCAATTGACTCTTAATCTTTCTTGCAGACATCGAGTCTGAGAAGGAGCACAAGCAGATGATTGAAGGCATCGAGTCCTTCGACCCCTCAAAGCTGAAACATGCGGAGACCAGTGTTAAGAACCCACTGCCGACCAAGGAAGGTACGTCCATTCAAAACATGCATGGTGGCATCAGTACTTCGTTGCTATGAGGATTGAGCAAAACAATGTCTGCATAATTCATGCGCTATCTGGTGGGTTGCAGTGTTTAGGTGCGTAAGAGGGGCTTGCGTTATCCTGAGAGCGTTCACGCTTATAAGCTGTGCCTCCTATGTCTTAGAGAGTGGCATTTCCTCATAGCTTAATTGTCTGATGGCTGAGCTTTTCTTCAGCTTgagtttaaaaaaaagagaatatgCAGAGCACAGTTATGAAAATAATTGAAAGAGCTTCGTTCAGGCTGCTCTCATCTTTGTGCGAATACAGTAATTGCCTCAAGTGTTCAGGTAACAAAGCTTGGAAGCTAATTGTGCAAAGAGCCAATCAGTATTCTGCTTAGTATCAGTATTGTGCAAACAAATCAGTATTGTGCACAGTATTCTGCTTTGCAATGGCTGCATATATTTCTGAGCCAACGTGTTGGCATAGCCTGATGAGGTGAGGTATGCTGCCGGCCAACATCATTGCAGTTAGCTTGCTTAGGAAGTTCTTTCAATGTAGTAAAACTTCACTTGACCAAACATTTCAGTTTGAGCCTTATGGAACCTACCACAGTACCATTACATTCAATGTAAGTAAATGTAGCTTAGTGAAATGCTGTAGCACTATGAGCTGTCCCTAGGAGGCATGTTCTAACCAGGTAGGATAAACAGACCTGCAATAATATATGTTGGATCCTTACAATGTCTGAATGTTGGTGTAAAATGACTGGGCTCACAGTAATTCCAGTTTAGTAAAAGTACAATTTTGAAGCTAACGTTTCAAAGTTTTCAGTTTTCAAAAGGACGATTGGCTCAGTGCTAATTTTATTTTCTTAAATACATGTCCAAAGTTATTTAGCAGGATGCTTCTGAAGTTCCTGGCTTCATTTGTACTAGAAGTCTCATTCTGTTCAGGGGAGACTGAAATTTTTATTAGAATGCGATAATGTTTTAAATCCCGCTACAAATTCTAGTTCCTTTAGGATAGAGGCCAGTTAATCCACTATCATTATGCTGCTAGCATTTTTAACTATTGTAGTTGAACATCTCTCTGAATGGAATAATTTGAAATACCTTTATTCATTCTTGCGAAGCAATAGTACATTCATCTGTGGTGAAACTTTGGAAACTTGTTGCTTTCATTGGACACTTTCTGCTGTTCTTAGTCTTTGGTGAAGCAGTCACACCATTTCAAACAGTTAGAAATTAATGTGAGCCCACTTGAGATACTACACTACAGTGCTAAAGTAGCAGTATAAAATACCTTGCATGCATATTCAAGAATAAACGTGCCAGATGCCTGAGGCTTTTTACAGTGAACATCAGTCTACATGAAAACTTGGTTAAGTGAAGTTTTTATGTAGATTAACATTTTTGTTGTTGTACTTTAATACTAATTCTGACAAATACATTAGGTTTACCCTGTGCTCCTGCAAGTTGCATGGAATTGGTGTGCATGCTGAAAATGCTCGGGGTTTTCCACTGCCAAACTAGCTTTCTTCAGAAGCAGAATGTGTTGTACTCAGGCTGGCCAATTGTGCTCCCAGGAATTCAGGTTTTTATGTTGCAAGATAGCCACATGGCTTCATAAGCTGCTGCAAGAAAGTGTTTCTTGCTTTTGGTGTCCTGGGTAAAGGGGACTGCAGCGTACCCACTCCCATCTGATGTGTTACATTGTGCAGCGCTGCTGTAAGCTTGCATATTCACCTTGGGAAACAAATGGTTTTCCTTCGCACTTTGTGCAAGGTGGCTTTAGTTCATGCAGTCCAGTTTACTATTAATGCATACACCATTGCTACGAAGCATAAACCCATCTAGTTATTGCTGACAACAGGCTGAGTGTCCTTTTTGCAATAGGCTGTACATACAAAGTTTTTGTTTCATCTGTACATTTTGGAACATTTGCTAATGACACAGTTGTCATGGGTAGAGTTGCAAGCAGTGCGACTATTTTTCTTGGCATAACGTACTATCaacgtcaaatgaaacccgaacagcggcaagcctttgcACTAGTATAGTGCACGCCGTCCAGTTGTCACTATGgacaggcgcacatatgcgcagtgcggccaAACTGGATGcgcgtgcctgtcaatggtgattacaggacggcgtgcactataccagttcgaaggcttgccgctgttcgggtttcatttggcGCCGATTGTACGCTTGTTACATATGTCGACGCCTCTCCATGCTCATTGTAGCTGACACTGTATCTATTTCCTTTTCAGTCATAGAACAGGAGAAAGCCGCGTGAAGAGCTGCGCTAATGCCAACACAACCGATGCCAAGAGAAACAAAGATCCAGTCATCGTGTCTCTCCTtgtcccgcttttttttttctgcatcctCCCGGGGGTCTTCCTCTTATCATCCTGGGCATGCATCCCTCTTGTAACTCGGCGGCCACACCAGCTGTTTCTTTAGTAGCATTATTTCTGGCAGCCTTTCATCAACAGAGGTGCTTGTTTGTGCGTGCATGGGGTCGGCAGCAGAGGGTCACGAATGCTTAAACATGTGCAACCAGAAGGTGCTGTGCAGTTGGGGGTTGCCTTGGCTGGCATACTGTGGCCAAACTGAGTTTTATTTACACTTCGGCACCTTGCAGCAAAAGATTGTGTGAAAGTCCTGTTTAGGCTGCCTCGTGATTTTGCAAACAAGATTTTTGAAGCTGGTTGTGGCACCTTTCGTTATTGATGCATTTTGTACGTGGAAAGGCGGTCGGATGTTTATTTAATAAATAATTTCACTTTCGGAACTGTCCTGGCGCTGGTGGTATTGCAAGAAGTACTGTGGAAGCATACTGGCAGAACTGGCATCATCAAAGGTGGGTGGCAGCTACTCTTCGCTTTGTTTTGGAATTAGCTTCACCTAAGTGGCAAATTGACATCCAGGTATAGAGAGGCAACAAAatagtgattccactcctgcgccaaagtgcgctaaattgtatttactgcgccatcctgataatatcgacgaaaattgcgccaaactgcgccaaagtatcgggtttgggggcgtctatcaccggcaatcgcacggctggcgcgtcagaacatgtgcagcttgatcttggggctgccgaAGTCTCAACCATGGActaagaattattccgctgaataaatggcgctcgccccgaataagccacgatgccatgcacggtgccggcgcagcttctgttctgcaagtcgtctcgacagcaaaacgcgctctccgcagaggctcgtgaagtctaggcctctcggtagcgagaaagtgcgacggcgattcatcggcggacgtcgtctgttctagaaacgctgctgatagctcgtttcaagcgttgcacggcacgtaaggaaagtaatgttcagtaataactacatgtgtgctgctaaaatgtctcgcttctgtttccggacatcgcggaatgaaatctgcgatcgctagcagtatatatgtgtggaacaatattgaatttttcttgcttcgcgtttatggaagagcacgcgaacggtggaaacgcgttcacacttttcctcagatatactcagATCGCGATGTGCTTTTTTAATGACTTCTGCAATCAAAACAGTCGGCATGCAGACGATACGGGTCGCTGTTCTGCGATAGCAATTGCGCAAGCACGGACGACGCAGAAGCAGCCTTATTTATTGAAATAATGCATCCAAATGCCAAATATCTTTAGTGTCAATCGTGTTGTGACAATTTTACTCAAGAACTGCAGAAAGTATCGCACTGCATATTTAAATTTTGCGCGATCTGCACACCGTTCGATAGAGGCGCTtcctggtggcgtcatcgcaaaagtgaccacCGTCCTCACATTGGTTTCCTGCCATGGTTTCCTGCGAAGACTAGACGACACACTACCCCACAGAGTAACTGACATGGTCCACGCAGCGCAGTGCGCACCGCCATTCCTGGCATCTTCAGAGCTCGTCGATCCACCGGCACCATGCATCTGAGGCTGCAGACAGACGTTAGGGAGAGTACAAGGAGAGTATTTCGgcagcgcgttgcataagtcacatTGTACACAGAGATGCtccgcgcggcggtcgcggttgcctaggctaggcgacgaagacgcggccgtgGCGGCACTccccacgtaacacaaaagaagctatttgccgtctaaaagacgtcttgaacggctacaaaaagggctaatagacatctgatagctgtgctaatgtcccgctagttgacgtttttaaaagaccaagataagacattttatagacgttcttgatttttcgccgttttcgaaattttggactttcgaaatataaaataaactaatagaactgtctttgcagcatgtttgggcggcagcctgacggctaccataggaagacaGAGATTGAAAGGACCGAAAGAGCTCCAgcaagagcactttcctgtttttctcccacttcctatgtcagtcgccgagcaagtgaccaaacaatcaggCAAGATCACTAACacacgtacatacctgttcacccacgcatgtcctcactgttgcatatataaattttggacgctgagtttactcgcgtttattgcggaccgaatcaagttgttgcggtcgctcatatatgccgcgtgaattatggctacttcagcacaccatacatatccaattttcatataaaagacatcggtttataataaatttgaacacgtacgcaggggatcaacacgtatactgtattacacaaatgacgtttagcggatagcgcgcaaataaataatcgcgcttctcagcaactataaattatcccatgatgttgtcaaattggctttattaaagaataaagcacaaccaaatgtggcacaaaacacgtcggaaggtgactgcacaaggtgaagctgagtggcacggcagcaacgtaaataaaactctgcatgaatgcactccaagcatcgtcaaagaaactgcactggcttccgcattaactggcgtggtctcaggcccaatatatcttgcacaaacagcagtgaagaaaagctgcatacagagaaagcaagtaagctacgcaggatttacaacaaataacaggtcttcaagtcactctaaagaaacatttccaattaaagatatgataaaatgctgtcatgtattaagaaacgacaaccaatcataaccgcacctacaggcgaggcgcctacggtagaagctttgcactttgtcagcgacaggccggcgtagttgtaagcatgcttgcttaaagTATGTcagcctgtcactagcgtgcgtgcgtggagccacgagctgtaatgcgcaaaacataattactcaaaatagggcgagtcagtctggcttacgattcgcaccggcgcgtatactatagtttcgcgttcgaccacgcggttcaacctagcaaagaactgttcacattttaatcacaattctaaaacttttctgtaaaaacgacgaaaagtcaggtgcacttaccgaaaaaagcactctatccgaacgtgcacacgctCTTAGCTGTTtctctggctgcaacgaaggtggtgagcagaacaatcgcttcttgaaacgaacgtaccgacgaacgtaccgtcgcaaaaggcacagtaaagcttgtttcaccaagcACTGATGgcaaatatgcgacagacagtatgatcaccgttacttgatgccaaacagcccgtaatccgttcacaaacaaaagctgacaacgctacacaaaacgcataTGACCGACGGCCGTCTCCTAGCTCTGCTGCCGTTCGAGCCGCCGCGAACtagcggctggcgcgaactagtggaggaagaggggaaagggggaggaaggaacaagtattctgaaacaagcctcacccttcacttgaccgagctgagcacagcgtcaccatttaacagaaaagacacaatggttctcacaaaatgatcccgcctattgctgaatattgtcacgtggtcgtgacgtcgacgaagacagcagtcagcacgtctgagatgaaactgtttatttggccgaacttgtggccaggaaactgaaagtcaaactacagcaatacactgatagcgtcgaacagaacgtcgaccgtcgatcaactgacgagcggtcaagtgcgtcggcttttatacaggcgctatcgaactttccagcgatatcgatggtggcggcgttatctctcgataaagctggaacattcgcgtgcggcccgaaatcttaacaaagcgacctactacaatcgagaagcttctcgaacactgcttcgcggacagcctcgaacgttgataaccgtccttgctggtcaaacccaaaaaacataaaataaagcaagaagtgggcgtggcaatatttagtgagcattcctgccaataggtgtatctgccatcgacattgagtcaaggtggagcgccgagtgaaaagatgttcttgaatgcaggggtaaacatgcgcgcttcgacaacacccgcttcgagcctccgactgcgtagcatcagtggcatcagtagcatgcttgcctggcttgcctgcgtttgccttctgttgtcgttcgttgttgcgcgagcgttgcgcggccttagccgccttggcttgaaaagaatatacttaccaaactgctgatagaaacccgcgttgcggagcgaaaccaattattttgagggctttgttttctgcgtctcttctttcattAAAGCGACAGTccccgctctttagacatgccgttttggcgtctttgcgctcgtggacgaAACATTTGCGCGCGCACTTCCCCCACCcgcgaaacacgaaacctctataaaacgtatTATAGaggaggttttaaacgttttaaagacgttttatagaggttttgtgtttcatgggcagaatgtctaaaaatgcctcaaagtagacgttgtggacttctttggcagaatacactctggctatgtcgtggctgttgaaaacggtaataaacagtacgcaggcata
This window of the Rhipicephalus sanguineus isolate Rsan-2018 chromosome 2, BIME_Rsan_1.4, whole genome shotgun sequence genome carries:
- the LOC119382831 gene encoding thymosin beta isoform X2, whose product is MDKHPKVADEIQQELASFNASSLKHTETQEKVLLPSKEDVQQEKIHNSLLEGVEQFEKTSMKHAHTQEKVCLPKKEDIESEKEHKQMIEGIESFDPSKLKHAETSVKNPLPTKEV
- the LOC119382831 gene encoding thymosin beta isoform X1; amino-acid sequence: MDKHPKVADEIQQELASFNASSLKHTETQEKVLLPSKEDVQQEKIHNSLLEGVEQFEKTSMKHAHTQEKVCLPKKEDIESEKEHKQMIEGIESFDPSKLKHAETSVKNPLPTKEVIEQEKAA
- the LOC119382831 gene encoding thymosin beta isoform X3, with amino-acid sequence MHTRRRKCASQRKKCPKMDSNRQALLGGIKGFEKSRLKHTVTKVKQFKPTAQDIESEKEHKQMIEGIESFDPSKLKHAETSVKNPLPTKEVIEQEKAA